In Phocoena sinus isolate mPhoSin1 chromosome X, mPhoSin1.pri, whole genome shotgun sequence, a genomic segment contains:
- the LOC116747817 gene encoding transcription factor SPT20 homolog, whose protein sequence is MEQALERALDRAEYIIASARQRPPERKYQSNGEKSLYEKLYDIYVEECEKEPEVTEELTSNVNLLEKLLRRESLPCLVVSLYPGNEGYSLMLKGENGSSSEIIRLPYEEGELLEYLDAEELPPVLVGLLEKSQVNVFHHGCVIAEIRDYRQSSDREPPHYQSRRILLRPTMQTLACDVEAIARDNQNWTQEDKLLLESQLILATAEPLCLDPSISVACTANRLLYNKQKMNTLPMKRNFKRYSMTSLNWQQELSRPPPKLRALTSCKRIRGSKTGGNYGLKTFKAGSCVDMWKQRRCDLAVPSQVDVKKYAKGKKSVRCDGSQPTVWPVREVQGDLAFGCDAGYQSQAARLTVRQLTDNSLASGKGSGTEATWERQPSPPHSFADDHPYSFPPGAKSDAGRVVSRPEESVQESTRCPVQMSHSSSGSAGLRQPSPGKEPEQPKTGWVQSSVPDRGATHPPPPMRLPWHSGRSSWGESLTSQQAGSSQACASPGPAPKPPGLSQKSSVGQSPVSTLPATALSTEGSSRTTSGSRVTVISVGLKVIREVGPRRGGQASGRGCATRAPAPGGIQPGHLPAGAPPPPPPPPEKNASDLRPFPVVQLPRGSLLRSSQQPAPQPRLSQLLPRQWPCAPPPRLPASQSLGARGPGAQVPGVRGPGVRGPGVQGPGVRGPGARGPGVQGPGAQASGSQGAAVPNTVVRAEEAVVVHLGAEDGFQPPQVLVLSPPGSGLSSPGLSSPRPQLQFSVHVRRRDFPSGPAAQQPGREDRG, encoded by the coding sequence ATGGAACAGGCTCTAGAACGAGCTTTGGATCGTGCGGAGTATATCATTGCAAGTGCCCGACAGAGACCTCCGGAAAGGAAATACCAATCTAATGGGGAGAAGTCTCTCTATGAAAAACTTTATGACATTTATGttgaagaatgtgaaaaagagcCTGAGGTTACGGAGGAATTAACAAGCAACGTGAACCTGTTAGAGAAGCTTCTTAGGAGAGAGTCGTTGCCGTGTTTGGTGGTCAGCCTGTACCCAGGAAACGAGGGCTATTCGCTGATGCTCAAAGGGGAAAATGGATCATCTTCGGAGATCATCCGACTGCCCTACGAAGAAGGGGAATTGCTCGAATACTTGGATGCAGAAGAATTACCTCCTGTTTTAGTGGGTCTCCTGGAAAAGTCTCAGGTTAACGTTTTTCATCACGGGTGTGTGATAGCAGAAATACGGGACTACAGGCAGTCCAGCGACAGGGAACCTCCCCATTACCAAAGCAGGCGTATTCTCTTACGTCCCACGATGCAGACTTTAGCCTGCGATGTAGAGGCCATAGCCAGAGATAACCAGAATTGGACCCAGGAGGACAAACTTTTGCTTGAGAGCCAACTGATCTTAGCTACAGCTGAACCACTGTGTCTAGACCCTTCTATATCTGTAGCGTGCACTGCAAACAGACTGCTCTATAACAAACAAAAGATGAACACTCTTCCCATGAAAAGGAACTTCAAGAGGTACTCTATGACCTCTCTGAATTGGCAGCAGGAGCTGTCTCGTCCACCTCCTAAGCTAAGAGCCCTGACTTCCTGCAAAAGAATAAGAGGAAGTAAAACAGGTGGGAATTACGGCCTCAAAACTTTTAAAGCAGGAAGTTGTGTAGATATGTGGAAACAGAGACGCTGTGACTTGGCCGTACCTTCTCAAGTGGACGTGAAGAAATATGCTAAAGGGAAGAAGTCTGTCAGATGTGATGGCTCACAACCAACAGTCTGGCCAGTGCGTGAGGTACAAGGTGATCTTGCATTTGGATGTGACGCTGGCTACCAGTCCCAGGCAGCAAGGCTGACCGTCAGGCAGCTGACTGATAATTCACTTGCCTCTGGAAAAGGGTCCGGTACAGAAGCCACGTGGGAGAGACAGCCGTCTCCCCCCCACTCCTTCGCAGATGACCATCCCTACAGTTTCCCGCCCGGGGCAAAGTCTGATGCTGGGAGAGTGGTCAGTCGGCCCGAGGAGTCGGTCCAGGAGAGCACCCGGTGTCCAGTGCAGATGTCACACAGCTCCAGTGGCTCAGCCGGTCTCAGGCAGCCTTCTCCAGGGAAAGAACCAGAACAGCCTAAGACTGGGTGGGTTCAGTCTTCAGTGCCCGACAGAGGAGCCACACATCCACCTCCACCCATGCGACTTCCTTGGCACTCAGGAAGGAGCTCCTGGGGTGAGAGTCTCACTTCACAGCAGGCAGGCAGCTCTCAGGCCTGTGCATCTCCTGGCCCTGCTCCTAAGCCACCAGGTCTCTCCCAGAAATCCTCTGTGGGGCAGAGCCCAGTTAGCACGCTTCCTGCCACCGCCCTGTCCACTGAGGGCTCATCGCGGACGACCTCGGGCTCCCGGGTCACGGTCATCTCCGTTGGCCTGAAGGTCATCAGAGAAGTGGGCCCCAGACGCGGAGGCCAGGCCTCGGGGAGAGGCTGTGCCACCAGAGCCCCAGCTCCCGGGGGGATCCAGCCGGGCCACCTGCCCGCAGGagctccgccgccgccgcctcctcctccggAGAAAAACGCTTCGGATCTCAGACCCTTTCCTGTGGTGCAGCTGCCCCGCGGTTCGCTCCTGCGCAGCAGCCAGCAGCCGGCCCCGCAGCCGCGCCTCTCCCAGCTGCTTCCCCGGCAGTGGCCCTGCGCCCCGCCTCCTCGGCTGCCGGCGTCCCAAAGTCTGGGGGCACGGGGTCCGGGAGCACAGGTTCCGGGGGTACGGGGTCCAGGGGTCCGGGGTCCGGGGGTACAGGGTCCAGGGGTACGGGGTCCGGGGGCACGGGGTCCGGGGGTCCAGGGTCCGGGGGCACAGGCTTCAGGTTCACAGGGCGCCGCCGTTCCCAACACGGTCGTGCGTGCCGAGGAAGCCGTGGTTGTTCACCTCGGTGCAGAGGACGGCTTCCAGCCGCCCCAGGTGCTCGTGTTGTCCCCGCCGGGCTCTGGCCTGAGCAGCCCCGGGCTGAGCTCCCCGCGGCCGCAGTTGCAGTTCAGCGTGCACGTGCGCCGCCGCGACTTCCCCTCGGGGCCCGCAGCCCAGCAGCCAGGCCGCGAGGACCGCGGATAG